TTGATAATACCAAATCTGGTGCTTTAGTGTCTAGAATTATGAGCGATGTGGAAGGTGTCAGAAATTTAATTGGAACCGGTTTGGTGCAATTAGTTGGTGGTTCATTTACAGCTGTTGTATCCTTAATAATTTTAATAAAACTGAACGCTTGGATGACCTTGTTCGTGTTTGTGCCATTATCCATATTTGGTTATATCGCCTTGCGTGCCTTCAAATTTATTCGTCCAATTTTTAGAGCCCGTGGTAAAATTAATGCCGAAGTTACAGGCAGATTAACAGAAACTCTGGCTGGCGTTCGTGTAATAAAAGCGTTTAATGCTGAAGAACAAGAAAACACGGTTTTTGAAAAAGGAGTTGATAAATTATATCAAAACGTCAAAAAGAGTTTAACAGCAACCGCTTTAATGACGAGTTCTTCCACGTTTTTAATTGGTGTGGCAACTACTGGAATAATGGGAATGGGTGGTTATTATATGATGATAGGTGAAATGACCACAGGTGATTTTTTATTCTTCACATTAATCCTTGGTTTCATGATTGCTCCAATTGTACAAATGAGTAATATAGGAAGTCAATTAACGGAAGCCCTTGCTGGATTAGATAGAACGGAAGAGCTTATGAATATGACGGCTGAAGAGGATAACAAAGCTAGACATATTGAATTGAATACCATAAAAGGAGCTATTGAATTTGATGACGTATCTTTTTCATATGAAGAAGGCAAAAACGTATTACACAACATCAGCTTTAAAGCGCCTGCTGGTTCTGTAACGGCTTTGGTTGGAAGTTCTGGTTCTGGAAAATCCACTATTGCGGGACTTTCAGCAACGTTTTTAACACCAAAATCTGGTAAAGTGACCATTGATAATCACGATTTATCACAGGTTAAATTAAGTAGTTTCCGGAAGTATTTAGGTGTCGTGCTGCAAGACGAATTTTTATTTGAAGGTAGCATTCGTGAGAACATCATGTTTCCAAGACCCAATGCCACTGAAGCCGATGTACAAAAAGCGGTAAAAGCCGCTTATGTCAATGAATTTACGGATCGTTTTGATGACGGTTTAGAAACCTTAATAGGCGAGAGAGGTGTGAAATTATCTGGTGGTCAACGACAACGTTTAGCTATTGCTCGTGCTATTTTAGCAAACCCAAACATTATTATTTTAGATGAAGCGACGTCTAGTTTAGATACCGAAAGTGAAGCGCTAATTCAAAAAAGTTTAAATGAATTAGTTAAAAACAGAACCACTATTGTTATTGCTCACCGATTAAGTACCATTAGAAAAGCAGACCAAATTTTAGTCATAGAAGCTGGACATATACTGGAACGTGG
Above is a window of Bizionia sp. M204 DNA encoding:
- a CDS encoding ABC transporter ATP-binding protein, with protein sequence MRHLKKTSDKKDNSQPRVTMKQAFKTIIWPRRNLVFIGLLLIVIRSLSGLVLPWQSKVLLDEVVPNKDTSQLYTLIAIVIGAITIQAVTSFLLTRILSVQAQYLISELRSKVQKKVLSLPISFFDNTKSGALVSRIMSDVEGVRNLIGTGLVQLVGGSFTAVVSLIILIKLNAWMTLFVFVPLSIFGYIALRAFKFIRPIFRARGKINAEVTGRLTETLAGVRVIKAFNAEEQENTVFEKGVDKLYQNVKKSLTATALMTSSSTFLIGVATTGIMGMGGYYMMIGEMTTGDFLFFTLILGFMIAPIVQMSNIGSQLTEALAGLDRTEELMNMTAEEDNKARHIELNTIKGAIEFDDVSFSYEEGKNVLHNISFKAPAGSVTALVGSSGSGKSTIAGLSATFLTPKSGKVTIDNHDLSQVKLSSFRKYLGVVLQDEFLFEGSIRENIMFPRPNATEADVQKAVKAAYVNEFTDRFDDGLETLIGERGVKLSGGQRQRLAIARAILANPNIIILDEATSSLDTESEALIQKSLNELVKNRTTIVIAHRLSTIRKADQILVIEAGHILERGTHDQLIAKEGRYYELYTYQAKI